A region from the Haemorhous mexicanus isolate bHaeMex1 chromosome 12, bHaeMex1.pri, whole genome shotgun sequence genome encodes:
- the TUBB3 gene encoding tubulin beta-3 chain, translated as MSTLAPLRLLREPSNASEGNHSNATVGAGGGWCQGLDIPNELFLALGLVSLVENLLVVAAILKNRNLHSPTYYFICCLAVSDMLVSIGNLAEMLFMLLLEHGVLVMRPSIVRHMDSVIDTLICSSVVSSLSFLGVIAVDRYITIFYALRYHSIMTLQRAVVTMASVWLASTVSSTVLIAYYRSNTVLLCLISFFLFMLVLMLVLYIHMFALARHHLHSISSQQKPPTAHRGGSLKGAVTLTILLGVFFICWGPFFFHLILIVTCPTSPFCTCFFSYFNLFLILVICNSVIDPLIYAFRSQELRRTLREVVTCSWMLPPTPGGPRVPARVPGCPRSPWVPGAPRRPCPPRVPGSPLRRGGAWPRAGPGGAWRAVPVPQGCCGAAAAAADWLRAAVTSAAGPVRRREPIKDAAAAAPPPALPVPLRSGAAPLPAPARSRPAPLRPGSTMREIVHIQAGQCGNQIGAKFWEVISDEHGIDPSGNYVGDSDLQLERISVYYNEASSHKYVPRAILVDLEPGTMDSVRSGAFGHLFRPDNFIFGQSGAGNNWAKGHYTEGAELVDSVLDVVRKECENCDCLQGFQLTHSLGGGTGSGMGTLLISKVREEYPDRIMNTFSVVPSPKVSDTVVEPYNATLSIHQLVENTDETYCIDNEALYDICFRTLKLATPTYGDLNHLVSATMSGVTTSLRFPGQLNADLRKLAVNMVPFPRLHFFMPGFAPLTARGSQQYRALTVPELTQQMFDAKNMMAACDPRHGRYLTVATVFRGRMSMKEVDEQMLAIQSKNSSYFVEWIPNNVKVAVCDIPPRGLKMSSTFIGNSTAIQELFKRISEQFTAMFRRKAFLHWYTGEGMDEMEFTEAESNMNDLVSEYQQYQDATAEEEGEMYEDDEEESEAQGAK; from the exons ATGTCAACGCTGGCCCCCCTGCGTCTGCTGCGCGAGCCCTCGAATGCCAGCGAGGGCAACCACAGCAACGCCACGGTCGGGGCCGGCGGTGGctggtgccaggggctggacaTTCCCAACGAGCTGttcctggctctggggctggtgAGCCTGGTGGAGAACCTGCTGGTGGTGGCAGCCATCCTGAAGAACAGGAACCTGCACTCGCCCACCTACTACTTCatctgctgcctggctgtgtcGGACATGCTGGTGAGCATCGGCAACCTGGCGGAGATGCtcttcatgctgctgctggagcacgGGGTGCTGGTGATGCGCCCCAGCATTGTCCGCCACATGGACAGCGTCATCGACACGCTCATCTGCAGCTCCGTGGTCTCGTCCCTCTCCTTCCTGGGGGTCATCGCTGTGGACCGCTACATCACCATCTTCTACGCCCTGCGCTACCACAGCATCATGACCCTGCAGCGTGCCGTGGTCACCATGGCCAGCGTCTGGCTGGCCAGCACCGTCTCCAGCACCGTCTTGATCGCCTACTACCGCAGCAACACTGTCCTCCTCTGCCTcatcagcttcttcctcttcatgCTGGTCCTCATGCTGGTGCTCTACATCCACATGTTCGCCCTGGCCCGCCACCACCTCCACAGCATCTCCAGCCAGCAGAAGCCACCCACTGCCCACCGTGGTGGCAGCCTGAAGGGTGCCGTCACCCTCACCATCCTCCTGGGCGTCTTCTTTATCTGCTGGGGGCCCTTCTTCTTCCACCTCATCCTCATCGTCACCTGTCCCACCAGCCCCTTCTGCACCTGCTTCTTCAGCTACTTCaacctcttcctcatcctcGTCATCTGTAACTCCGTGATTGACCCCCTCATCTACGCCTTCCGGAGCCAGGAGCTCCGGCGGACGCTGCGGGAGGTGGTGACGTGCTCCTG GATGCTCCCGCCGACGCCGGGTGGTCCCAGGGTCCCCGCACGGGTCCCGGGGTGTCCCCGCTCCCCGTGGGTGCCGGGGGCTCCCCGCCGGCCGTGCCCCCCGCGGGTGCCGGGGTCCCCGCTCCGCCGCGGCGGGGCGTggccgcgggcggggccgggcggggcgtggcgggcggtgccggtgccgcaGGGCTGTTGCGGCGCTGCGGCGGCGGCCGCTGATTGGCTGCGGGCTGCGGTGACGTCAGCGGCCGGCCCGGTGCGGCGGCGGGAGCCTATAAAGGATGCGGCCgcggccgcgccgccccccGCGCTCCCGGTGCCGCTCCGCTCCGGTGCCGCTCCGCTCCCGGCCCCAGCCCGCTCCCGTCCCGCTCCGCTCCGGCCCGGCAGCACCATGAGGGAGATCGTCCACATCCAGGCGGGGCAATGCGGCAACCAGATCGGCGCCAAG TTCTGGGAGGTGATCAGCGACGAACACGGCATCGACCCCAGCGGCAACTACGTGGGGGACTCGGACCTGCAGCTTGAGCGCATCAGTGTCTACTACAATGAGGCCTCTT CTCACAAGTACGTGCCTCGCGCCATCCTGGTGGACCTGGAGCCGGGGACGATGGACAGCGTGCGCTCGGGTGCCTTTGGCCACCTCTTCCGCCCCGACAACTTCATCTTTG GGCAGAGCGGTGCCGGGAACAACTGGGCCAAGGGGCACTACACAGAGGGGGCCGAGCTGGTGGACTCGGTGCTGGACGTGGTGCGCAAGGAGTGTGAGAACTGCGACTGCCTGCAGGGCTTCCAGCTGACCCACTCGCTGGGCGGGGGCACGGGCTCGGGCATGGGCACGCTGCTGATCAGCAAGGTGCGCGAGGAGTACCCCGACCGCATCATGAACACCTTCAGCGTGGTGCCGTCCCCCAAGGTGTCGGACACGGTGGTGGAGCCCTACAACGCCACGCTGTCCATCCACCAGCTGGTGGAGAACACGGACGAGACCTACTGCATCGACAACGAGGCGCTCTACGACATCTGCTTCCGCACCCTCAAGCTGGCCACCCCCACCTACGGCGACCTCAACCACCTGGTGTCGGCCACCATGAGCGGCGTCACCACCTCGCTGCGCTTCCCCGGCCAGCTCAACGCCGACCTGCGCAAGCTGGCCGTCAACATGGTGCCCTTCCCGCGGCTGCACTTCTTCATGCCCGGCTTCGCGCCGCTGACGGCGCGCGGCAGCCAGCAGTACCGCGCCCTCACCGTGCCCGAGCTCACCCAGCAGATGTTTGATGCCAAGAACATGATGGCCGCCTGCGACCCCCGCCACGGCCGCTACCTCACCGTGGCCACTGTCTTCCGTGGCCGCATGTCCATGAAGGAGGTGGATGAACAGATGCTGGCCATCCAGAGCAAGAACAGCTCCTACTTTGTGGAGTGGATCCCCAACAACGTCAAGGTGGCCGTGTGTGACATCCCGCCACGGGGGCTGAAGATGTCCTCCACCTTCATCGGCAACAGCACGGCCATCCAGGAGCTCTTCAAGCGCATCTCGGAGCAGTTCACGGCCATGTTCCGCCGCAAGGCCTTCCTGCACTGGTACACGGGCGAGGGCATGGACGAGATGGAGTTCACCGAGGCCGAGAGCAACATGAACGACCTGGTGTCCGAGTACCAGCAGTACCAGGACGCCACGGCCGAGGAGGAGGGTGAGATGTACGAGGACGACGAGGAGGAGTCGGAGGCGCAGGGCGCCAAGTGa